One segment of Carya illinoinensis cultivar Pawnee chromosome 1, C.illinoinensisPawnee_v1, whole genome shotgun sequence DNA contains the following:
- the LOC122276171 gene encoding beta-amylase 1, chloroplastic-like encodes MSLSMTHQIGALAGTPIPVETGTTTGESTATLSASAVWKPSASSLRCRVQKPDIVDAISPPLSPCRSPILGATRPDLTVACRAFATELKEPATETSAREYREGVAQDKGNGVPVYVMMPLDSVTMNNTVNRRKAMNASLQALKSAGVEGVMMDVWWGLVERDAPGVYNWGGYTELLEMAKKHGLKVQAVMSFHQCGGNVGDSVTIPLPKWAAEEIDRDPDLAYTDQWGRRNYEYVSLGCDTLPVLKGRTPVQCYADFMRAFRDNFKHLLGDTIVEIQVGMGPAGELRYPSYPEQNGTWKFPGIGAFQCYDKYMLSSLKAAAEAASKPEWGSTGPTDAGQYNNWPEDTPFFKKEGGGWDGPYGEFFLGWYSQMLLDHGERILASAKSIFENTGVKISVKVAGIHWHYGTRSHAPELTAGYYNTRFRDGYLPIAQMLARHGAIFNFTCIEMRDHEQPQDALCAPEKLVRQVALATQKAQVPLAGENALPRYDEDAHEQILQASSLNIEGDSQDREMCAFTYLRMNPQLFQEDNWRRFVAFVKKMKEGKDAHRCREQVEREAEHFVHVTQPLLQEAAVAHMH; translated from the exons ATGTCTCTGAGCATGACGCACCAGATCGGGGCCCTTGCCGGAACACCGATTCCAGTGGAGACCGGGACCACAACCGGAGAGTCTACGGCGACTCTGAGCGCATCCGCTGTGTGGAAACCTTCGGCGTCAAGTCTCAGATGCAGGGTCCAAAAACCAGACATTGTCGACGCGATATCTCCGCCGCTGAGCCCTTGCCGGTCTCCAATTCTAGGGGCGACCCGGCCAGATCTAACGGTGGCCTGCCGAGCATTCGCGACGGAGCTGAAAGAACCGGCAACGGAGACTTCCGCGAGGGAGTACAGGGAGGGGGTTGCGCAGGATAAGGGGAACGGGGTTCCAGTCTACGTAATGATGCCTCTAGATAGCGTGACGATGAACAACACGGTGAACAGGAGGAAGGCGATGAACGCGAGCTTGCAGGCTCTGAAGAGCGCTGGGGTTGAGGGTGTGATGATGGACGTGTGGTGGGGATTAGTCGAGAGGGACGCGCCGGGTGTGTACAACTGGGGAGGTTACACCGAGCTCCTCGAAATGGCAAAGAAGCACGGTCTCAAGGTCCAGGCCGTCATGTCGTTTCACCAATGTGGCGGAAACGTCGGCGACTCCGTCAC TATTCCTTTGCCCAAGTGGGCTGCGGAAGAGATTGATAGAGATCCGGACCTTGCATACACTGATCAATGGGGAAGGAGGAATTATGAGTATGTATCACTTGGTTGTGATACCCTCCCAGTACTCAAGGGCCGAACGCCGGTCCAGTGTTATGCTGACTTCATGCGTGCCTTCAGAGATAACTTCAAACACTTACTTGGTGACACCATCGTG GAAATCCAAGTCGGAATGGGTCCTGCAGGGGAGCTCCGATATCCTTCCTATCCAGAGCAGAATGGGACATGGAAGTTCCCGGGAATCGGTGCCTTCCAGTGTTATGACAAG TATATGCTGAGTAGCTTGAAAGCTGCTGCTGAAGCTGCCAGTAAGCCGGAATGGGGCAGTACAGGCCCCACTGATGCTGGCCAGTACAACAATTGGCCGGAAGACACcccatttttcaaaaaagaaggTGGAGGTTGGGATGGCCCTTATGGTGAATTCTTTCTGGGCTGGTACTCCCAGATGCTTCTAGACCATGGGGAGAGAATACTTGCATCAGCCAAATCGATCTTTGAGAATACAGGTGTTAAAATTTCGGTCAAGGTTGCAGGCATCCACTGGCACTACGGGACTCGATCCCACGCCCCTGAGCTCACAGCTGGGTATTATAACACTCGATTTCGAGATGGTTACCTTCCTATTGCCCAGATGTTGGCCCGTCATGGTGCGATCTTCAATTTTACTTGCATTGAGATGCGTGATCATGAGCAGCCACAGGATGCCCTTTGTGCACCTGAGAAGCTTGTCAGGCAAGTGGCTTTAGCCACTCAGAAAGCACAGGTCCCACTTGCTGGGGAAAATGCATTGCCTCGCTATGATGAAGATGCACATGAGCAGATCCTTCAGGCATCGTCATTGAATATAGAAGGAGATTCACAGGACAGAGAGATGTGTGCATTCACGTACTTGAGGATGAACCCGCAGTTGTTCCAGGAGGATAACTGGAGGCGGTTCGTGGCATttgtgaagaagatgaaggaagGAAAGGATGCCCACAGGTGTCGGGAGCAGGTGGAGCGGGAAGCTGAGCATTTTGTGCATGTTACCCAACCTTTGCTGCAGGAAGCTGCTGTTGCTCATATGCACTAA